Proteins from a genomic interval of Scomber japonicus isolate fScoJap1 chromosome 10, fScoJap1.pri, whole genome shotgun sequence:
- the smg9 gene encoding nonsense-mediated mRNA decay factor SMG9: MSESGHSQPGMYGQGRRRRRRRGDRDAGPQGQNLSGPSRDREYQPRERRDGSEDPPGPLIQKTPIILAKPPGERAKPSQNAPISGAPVLDKPIMLMKARDDGAKPGTPPEAAQPSGPGPSKMEREGQRPTQPVYQIQNRGMAASASSSAVDPMVGQSKLLPPEKMKHSIKLVDDQMNWCDSAMEYLRDQTDMLVVGVIGLQGTGKSTVMSLLSANTPEEDQRGYVFRAQTQEIKERGGNQSTGIDFFITQERVIFLDTQPMLSPSILDHLINNDRKLPPEYNLPYTYVEMQSLQIAAFLFTVCHVVIVVQDWFTDLNLYKFLQTAEMLKPSTPSASHDSTGSSGNDDGAEYYPHIVFLQNKARRDDFCPRNLKNMHMAVDKLMAHSHLKYKGTLSMLDCNIFPGLGQDYLDTEVNMFLLPMQENDGEDNLTKAGLGTYPLFSLLPGYRGHPAFSTMVSKLRSQILAMPRCQLSHTILTEKNWFHYAARIWDGVKKSSALSEYSRLLC, translated from the exons ATGTCAGAGTCCGGCCACAGTCAGCCCGGGATGTACGGGCAGGGACGCAGGAGGAGGCGACGCCGAGGGGACAGGGATGCTGGACCTCAGGGGCAAAACCTGTCCGGACCCAGCCGGGACCGAGAATACCAACCAAGAGAAAGAAGG GATGGGAGCGAGGATCCACCAGGCCCACTTATACAGAAGACCCCCATCATTCTGGCGAAACCACCTGGGGAAAGG GCCAAGCCATCACAGAATGCCCCCATCAGCGGAGCTCCAGTCCTTGACAAGCCCATTATGCTGATGAAAGCCCGGGATGATGGAGCAAAGCCTGGGACCCCTCCAGAGGCTGCTCAGCCCTCTGGTCCTGGGCCCTCCAAGATGGAAAGGGAAGGGCAGCGACCCACTCAGCCTGTATACCAGATCCAAAACAGAGGAATGGCTGCTTCTGCTTCAAGCAGCGCTGTGGACC CCATGGTTGGCCAGTCTAAACTCCTCCCTCCAGAGAAGATGAAGCACAGTATTAAACTGGTGGATGATCAGATGAATTGGTGTGACAGTGCCATGGAG TACTTGAGGGACCAGACAGATATGTTGGTGGTCGGAGTCATTGGCCTGCAGGGGACTGGGAAATCCACTGTCATGTCACTGTTATCTGCCAACACCCCTGAAGAGGATCAAAG gGGATATGTATTCAGAGCCCAGACTCAAGAAAttaaggagagaggaggaaaccaGAGCACAGGGATAGATTTTTTCATCACACAGGAAAGAGTCATCTTCTTGGACACACAG CCAATGCTCAGCCCGTCTATTCTTGACCACCTCATCAACAATGATCGCAAGTTGCCTCCAGAGTACAACCTCCCCTATACATATGTTGAGATGCAG TCTCTTCAGATTGCCGCCTTCCTGTTTACAGTGTGCCATGTGGTCATTGTGGTTCAAGATTGGTTCACGGACTTAAACCTCTACAA gttTCTTCAAACTGCTGAGATGCTGAAACCTTCCACTCCATCTGCTAGCCATGACAGCACTGGTTCTTCAGGCAATGATGATGGAGCTGAGTACTATCCCCATATAG TGTTTCTGCAGAATAAGGCTAGACGGGATGATTTCTGCCCAAGGAATCTGAAAAATATGCATATGGCCGTGGACAAACTAATGGCCCACTCTCATCTGAAATACAAAG gtACATTGTCCATGCTAGACTGCAATATCTTCCCTGGCCTGGGGCAGGATTATCTGGACACCGAAGTCAACATGTTCCTGCTTCCAATGCAGGAGAATGACGGGGAAGATAATCTGACTAAAGCAG GCCTGGGAACATACCCCCTGTTCTCTCTGCTTCCGGGGTACAGAGGACACCCTGCCTTCTCCACCATGGTTTCCAAGCTCCGCAGCCAAATACTGGCCATGCCCCGCTGTCAGCTGTCACACACCATCCTTACTGAGAAGAACTG gttTCACTATGCAGCTCGTATCTGGGATGGGGTTAAAAAGTCTTCAGCCCTCTCCGAATACAGCCGCCTCCTCTGCTAA